A window of Xylophilus sp. GW821-FHT01B05 contains these coding sequences:
- a CDS encoding LacI family DNA-binding transcriptional regulator — translation MTQAPRSPRSPRIPDIAQLSGVSTATVDRVLNQRAGVRSATVQRVLQAAASLGYLPQAELNAVRQPQPLRLMVLIPEGSNRFLQMLGDVIGYAQDHWAPFNVRCQAAYIESFNPDALARALLHYGKRCDGIAFMALEHPVVREAVAQLAEQGVPTVTLISDLSNSRRVAYVGLDNRAAGRTAAYLIARFMGPQAHSGRARVAMIVGSLRYRAHEEREAGFLHLFEEQFPSVQVVGVREGQDDAERNYRQARALLEQHDDLAGIYNIGGGAEGIGRALKEAGPSRKIVFIGHGLTPDTRALLIDGTMDAVITQNPQGAVMNCVRIFANLRDGREPTSGVETTRSQVIFRENLP, via the coding sequence ATGACCCAAGCTCCCCGCAGCCCGCGCAGCCCCCGCATTCCTGACATCGCGCAGTTGTCCGGTGTCTCCACGGCCACGGTCGACCGGGTGTTGAACCAACGCGCTGGCGTGCGCAGCGCCACCGTGCAGCGGGTGCTGCAGGCCGCGGCCAGCCTGGGCTACCTGCCGCAGGCCGAGCTGAATGCCGTACGGCAGCCTCAGCCGCTGCGTTTGATGGTGCTGATCCCGGAGGGCAGCAACCGCTTCCTGCAGATGCTGGGCGACGTGATCGGGTATGCCCAGGACCACTGGGCCCCGTTCAACGTGCGCTGCCAGGCGGCCTACATCGAAAGCTTCAACCCCGACGCCCTGGCACGTGCGCTGCTGCACTACGGCAAGCGCTGCGATGGCATCGCCTTCATGGCGCTGGAGCATCCCGTGGTGCGTGAGGCCGTGGCCCAGCTGGCCGAGCAGGGGGTGCCCACCGTGACCCTGATCTCTGACCTGTCCAACTCGCGCCGGGTGGCCTATGTGGGGCTGGACAACCGGGCCGCGGGCCGCACCGCCGCCTACCTGATCGCCCGCTTCATGGGCCCGCAGGCGCACAGCGGGCGGGCCCGTGTGGCGATGATCGTGGGCTCACTGCGCTACCGCGCCCACGAGGAGCGCGAAGCGGGTTTTCTGCATCTGTTCGAAGAGCAGTTTCCGTCGGTGCAGGTGGTGGGCGTGCGCGAGGGGCAGGACGACGCCGAGCGCAACTATCGCCAGGCCCGCGCACTGCTGGAGCAGCACGACGACCTAGCGGGCATCTACAACATCGGTGGCGGCGCCGAAGGCATAGGGCGCGCGCTGAAAGAAGCCGGACCGAGCCGCAAGATCGTGTTCATTGGCCACGGCCTCACACCCGACACCCGTGCCTTGCTCATCGACGGCACGATGGACGCGGTCATCACCCAGAATCCCCAGGGTGCGGTGATGAACTGCGTGCGCATCTTTGCCAACCTGCGCGACGGCCGTGAACCCACCAGTGGGGTGGAAACCACCCGCAGCCAGGTCATCTTCCGCGAAAACCTACCTTAG